The Niallia circulans nucleotide sequence GAAAGCGAAGCAAATGCGAAAATTATCGTAACTCTTCCAGACGGAAGCGAAGTAACGACAACTGCTGATGCGGAAGGAAAATGGACAGTAATGATCACTCCTTCTAGGAGCAGTATGGAATTAACAATCAAAGCGGTGGATGCAGCAGGAAACTCAAGTGAGACAGTTGCTGCGACAATGCAATCTACGATAATACCAGAAATTGAAACACCAGAAGTAGAAGAACCGGTAATTGAAGAACCAGAAATTGAAATACCTGAAGTAAAAGTACCGGTAATTGAAGAGCCAGAAACAGAAGAACCAAGTACAGTAGTACCACAAGAGCAAGTAGAATTACCAGACACAGAGGCACCGCAACAACCAGTCATTAAAACAGTAGATGCAAAAACAGGTGTGATTAGTGGAGAAAGTGAAGCAAATGCGAAAATCATCGTAACACTTCCAGACGGAAGCGAAGTAACGACAACAGCTAATGGAGAAGGGAAATGGACGGTAAAAATCACTCCATCCATGAGCAGTATGGAATTAAGAATTAAAGCTATTGATGCAGCAGGAAATATAAGTGAGACAGTTACTGCGACAATGGAATCAATGATAATACCAGTTATTGAAGTACCAGAAATTGAAACACCGGAAGTAGAAGTACCGGTAATTGAAGAGCCAGCAACAGAAGAACCAAGTACAGAAATACCAGACACCGAAGCACCGCAACAACCAGTCATTAAAACAGTAGATGCAAAAACAGGTGTGATTAGTGGAGAAAGTGAAGCAAATGCAAAAATCATTGTGAGCCTACCAGATGGCAGTGAAGTAACCACAACTGCTGATGCGGAAGGAAAATGGACAGTAACCATCACTCCATCCATGAGCAGAATGGAATTAAGAATTAAAGCTATTGATGCAGCAGGAAATACAAGTGAGACAGTTACTGCGACAATGGAATCAATGATAATACCAGAAATTGAAATACCAATTATCGAAACACCAAATCCAGAAATGCCAGCTATAGAAACACCAGAAGTTGAAGTACCACAAATCGAGACACCAGCAACAGAAGTACCAGCAACAGAAGTACCAAGTACAGAAATACCACAAGAGCAAGTAGAATTACCAGACACAGAGGCACCGCAACAACCAGTAATAAAAACGGTAGATGCAAAAACAGGTGAGATTACTGGAGAAAGCGAAGCAAATGCAAAAATCATTGTGAGCCTACCAGATGGCAGTGAAGTAACCACAACTGCTGATGCGGAAGGAAAATGGACAGTAACCATCACTCCATCCATGAGCAGTATGGAATTAAGAATTAAAGCTATTGATGCAGCAGGAAACATAAGTGAGACAGTTACTGCGACAATGAAATCAACGATAATACCAGAAATTGAAATACCAATTATCGAAGCACCAAATCCAGAAATGCCAGCTATAGAAACACCAGAAGTTGAAGTACCACAAATCGAGACACCAGCAACAGAAGTACCAAGTACAGAAATACCACAAGAGCAAGTAGAATTACCAGACACAGAGGCACCGCAACAACCAGTAATAAAAATGGTAGATGCAAAAACAGGTGAGATCACTGGAGAAAGCGAAGCAAATGCGAAAATCATCGTAACTCTTCCAGATGGCAGCGAAGTGACAACAATCGCTGATGCGGAAGGAAAGTGGACAGTAACTACCACACCGTCGTTGAGTAGTATGGTAGTAAAAATTAAAGCAGTTGATGCAGCAGGAAACACAAGTGAGTCAGGTTCTGCCACAATAGAGCCAACGATAGTACCAGAAATCGAAACACCAGAAGTAGAAGTACCAAATACAGAAGTACCAGAAATCGAAACACCAGAAGTAAAAGTACCAAATACAGAAACACCACAAGAGCAAGTAGAAATACCAGACACAAAGGCACCACAACACCCAGTAATTAAAACGGTAAATGAAAAAACCGGAGAAATCAGCGGAGAAAGTGAAGCGAATGCAAAAATTATCGTAACCCTTCCAGATGACAGTGAAGTAACGACAACAGCTAATAACGAAGGGAAATGGAGTGTACGAATTACACCTCAAGCCTTTAGCAGAGAATTAAGAATCACTTCAATAAATGCAGCAGGAATCAGAAGCCAAATGATGTTTGCTACATTAAATGGTTATTCCAGTATTGGAGCGGAGATTGTTCCACCAGTAACAGCACCAGTTGTTGTTCCACCAACTGAAACAGATAGCAATTCGGATAATGCAGCACCAGAGCCGACAACAGTTGTACCTTCAATTCTAGTTGAGAATGAAGAAATTGCAGGTACAGTTAAACCGGTCCAGCAAGATGGACCTTCAGATGATAAAGAGTCAGGAATACCAGGTACAACAGGTAACTCACCGTCAACTCCTGGGACTGGTGGAAATGGGGCACAAGCACCAGGAACAACTGTGAAGCCAGGAACACCAGCTACAAATATAAATGCTGGGAATCAATCAGGTGCGAGCAACAATACGCTAACTAAACTGATTGCCAGAGATATTAATGTTAATAGTTTAGAAATAAGAGGAACTAGTGATGCAAATGCATTTATAACCGCAGTGTTTTCCGATGGCAGCAAAAAAAGAACCGTTGCAGATAGCTTAGGAAACTGGTCGATCTCTATTAATTCGCAAAAGGTTAATGCGAAAATCAAGATAATTGCTACAGATGCGCAAGGAAACAATCGTATGTATACCTTTATTACCGTCATGCCTGTCTTGGAAGGAACTCCGATCAAATCTAATATCCAGGATAGTGGTAATGTGAAAAATAATACTAAAGCGATAATATCTAATGTAGATAATAATGGCATAATGTGGATTACTGGAACTAGTGAAGCAAATGCGACAATAAAACTATATGCTGCAGATAATATGCTAACATGGGTAAAAGCAGATGCTAATGGAAACTGGTCTATTCCGATTGATTCGATTGATAGAACTAAAAAATATTCTGTCGTAACTACTGACAAATCTGGATCAATTATAGAAATAGCGGATGTGAGTATGCAAAATAATGAAGTAATTAACTCGAGTGATTTCATTAAAAAATCGCCTGTTATTAAAAAACTTCAGGAATCGAACCAAAATGAGTTAGTATTAAAAGAAAAAATGACAGCAACAAAAGATGCGATAAATGAAATTCCGATAAATGCTTATGCAGATGATAAGCGCAGTCTAGTATTAACCGGATTAAGTTATTCTGGTGGTGTTAACCATAATCAGAAAGTTACAGGAAAATCCTATACGGACTTAAATACAGATTGGAAAATAGGCAGTCAAGAGGAAACAATTGCTGCAACACAAAAAATAATGAAACAAGAAACATATTTCCCATTATACTTGCTAATCTTGTACTTTTTATTCGTGGTGTTAAACAGAGCGGATCGAAAATATGGATGGACAAGGGGAATTGTTCAATAAACAGCTAGGCTGTCGAGGAGCTCTCGACGGCTTTTTTTAGTATAAAAATTCCACCCCTAATTTTTTTGCTAATTGAAGATACTCTGTGCTAGGTTGATGATTAGTTATGACACTTTCAAAAGAAGACCAGTCAGAAAACTTGTATGCGTGTTTTTTTCCAAACTTTGTATAATCGACTAATAATAAGCTTTGTTCAGCTAAGCGCATAACTTTTTTCTTAAATAAAGCTTGGGCAAAGTTTGCTTCATAAATACCGGTTAGATCAACTCCAGTGGAACTTAGAATGCATAAATCGATGTGGAATAGCTCGAGAAAGGAATTTCCATAATCACCAACAATGCTCTCAGCATCCTTAATAGCTTCCCCGCCAATCATATATATTTTAGTGTCTTGTTGAGTAACATGTAATAACTCATAGGCAATTTTTAATCCATTTGTGATAATGACACCGTTTGATAGTTTCGCTAAATAAGGTAAAAGAGATTTCGCTGTTGAGCTGGCGTCAATGAACAGGCTCATTCCTGGACCAATAAATGTACTGGCAATTTCGGCGATATGCTCCTTTTCTAAGATCATGACATTTTCACGATAACGAGTGGAAATGATATGGTTTTTTTCAACTTCTAAAACTACTCCGCCTCTGTATCTGCGTATTAATCCTTCTTTCTCTAACAGCAATAATTCCCGCCTAAGAGTGGAAAGGGAACAGAATAATTCGTTTTGAAGGCTGGAATTCTCCAACTTTTTGTGTTTTTTTAATAAAGACAAAATTTGCTCTCTGCGCGTTTCCTTCATCTTTCTGTTTCCTCCTCAATAAAAAATTATCTTTTAAAAATTTTAGCACAATTCCATTAAGTGTTGTCCATTTGATGTAAAACGTTTGGCCATATTAGCCATTGCTTCATTAGACATAATTGTTGGTGTTCCGGCAATTAATGCAATCAAATGAATAAAGGTCAAAATATCCAGCTTGAATACTTCATGCATTGTTTTACGGACAGTTAACATATCAAGATTTGCTAAAAGGACTGCTTTGCGATTGGTCATTGAGTCATATTCGTTTTTTGCATGTTCTTCTGTCCCGGATCAGACATATTCTGCTTACTTTTAAGTGATGAACTCATTTTTGAACAAACGTCAAAAATGTCTTCACATATAGAAAAATGTAAATGTAAGCGATATCATATCACTAAACCAAACATTAAGTTTACAGGAGGGTACAAATGACGATAACAACCAATCGGAAATGGCTTTCAGAAAGTAGATATGGGTTATTTATTCACTTTGGTTTATATTCCATTGCGGCAAGGCATGAATGGGTGCAAACATTGGAGGAAATCAGTTTTGAGGAGTATAAAAAGTATTTTGAACAGTTCAATCCTGATTTGTTAGATGCAAAAAAATGGGCAAAAAAAGCAAAAGAAGCTGGATTTAAATATG carries:
- a CDS encoding Ig-like domain-containing protein, yielding MKIKLNEIKQKFLLIAVLTIVMILTPYSFQKETMSFEQEKTSAATISLLGSLHLDSSYNNGVLTLKSTGLQLANIGLISNYVPVFQLPKEFAGLMSKSNFKTATTISYSIPYIGVGEAVTLNNIGTVTGEGLITNNDTLCVGVSIPHLLGIGIGSPTVFTLSINLKNLGYNELPPSVEGKLTSKAGVFDTVLLEANVLNSTGAISTLATSYVDTVAPEKPYVKPINEKDTELTGTSEPGAVVKATLPDGTQKTTPADSTGKWSIAINPQKANTEVKVTATDAAGNTSGATSVTVAAVVIPDTEAPQQPVIKTIDGETGEISGESEANAKIIVTLPNGNEVMTIASAEGKWSVNITSQTFSRNLLVKAVDAAGNTSESVFATMKATIITEIAVPSTEIPATEVPSEETPATEEPSTEIPATEEPSTETPATEEPSEEAPATEEPSTEIPATEEPSTEIPATEVPSTEIPATEVPSTEIPATEVPSEETPATEEPSTEIPATEVPSEETPATEVPSTEIPATEEPSEETPATEEPSEEAPEAEEPSEEALEAEEPSEETPATEEPSEETPATEEPSTEIPETEVPSEETPATEVPNEETPATEVPSVETPATEEPSEETPETEVPSTEIPETEEPSEETSATEVPNEETPETEVPSVETPATEEPNEETPATEEPSTEMPATEEPSTETPQEQVEMPDTEAPQQPVIKTVDAKTGGITGESEANAKIIVTLPDGSEVTTTADAEGKWTVMITPSRSSMELTIKAVDAAGNSSETVAATMQSTIIPEIETPEVEEPVIEEPEIEIPEVKVPVIEEPETEEPSTVVPQEQVELPDTEAPQQPVIKTVDAKTGVISGESEANAKIIVTLPDGSEVTTTANGEGKWTVKITPSMSSMELRIKAIDAAGNISETVTATMESMIIPVIEVPEIETPEVEVPVIEEPATEEPSTEIPDTEAPQQPVIKTVDAKTGVISGESEANAKIIVSLPDGSEVTTTADAEGKWTVTITPSMSRMELRIKAIDAAGNTSETVTATMESMIIPEIEIPIIETPNPEMPAIETPEVEVPQIETPATEVPATEVPSTEIPQEQVELPDTEAPQQPVIKTVDAKTGEITGESEANAKIIVSLPDGSEVTTTADAEGKWTVTITPSMSSMELRIKAIDAAGNISETVTATMKSTIIPEIEIPIIEAPNPEMPAIETPEVEVPQIETPATEVPSTEIPQEQVELPDTEAPQQPVIKMVDAKTGEITGESEANAKIIVTLPDGSEVTTIADAEGKWTVTTTPSLSSMVVKIKAVDAAGNTSESGSATIEPTIVPEIETPEVEVPNTEVPEIETPEVKVPNTETPQEQVEIPDTKAPQHPVIKTVNEKTGEISGESEANAKIIVTLPDDSEVTTTANNEGKWSVRITPQAFSRELRITSINAAGIRSQMMFATLNGYSSIGAEIVPPVTAPVVVPPTETDSNSDNAAPEPTTVVPSILVENEEIAGTVKPVQQDGPSDDKESGIPGTTGNSPSTPGTGGNGAQAPGTTVKPGTPATNINAGNQSGASNNTLTKLIARDINVNSLEIRGTSDANAFITAVFSDGSKKRTVADSLGNWSISINSQKVNAKIKIIATDAQGNNRMYTFITVMPVLEGTPIKSNIQDSGNVKNNTKAIISNVDNNGIMWITGTSEANATIKLYAADNMLTWVKADANGNWSIPIDSIDRTKKYSVVTTDKSGSIIEIADVSMQNNEVINSSDFIKKSPVIKKLQESNQNELVLKEKMTATKDAINEIPINAYADDKRSLVLTGLSYSGGVNHNQKVTGKSYTDLNTDWKIGSQEETIAATQKIMKQETYFPLYLLILYFLFVVLNRADRKYGWTRGIVQ
- a CDS encoding DeoR/GlpR family DNA-binding transcription regulator, with the protein product MKETRREQILSLLKKHKKLENSSLQNELFCSLSTLRRELLLLEKEGLIRRYRGGVVLEVEKNHIISTRYRENVMILEKEHIAEIASTFIGPGMSLFIDASSTAKSLLPYLAKLSNGVIITNGLKIAYELLHVTQQDTKIYMIGGEAIKDAESIVGDYGNSFLELFHIDLCILSSTGVDLTGIYEANFAQALFKKKVMRLAEQSLLLVDYTKFGKKHAYKFSDWSSFESVITNHQPSTEYLQLAKKLGVEFLY